Proteins from a single region of Elusimicrobia bacterium HGW-Elusimicrobia-1:
- a CDS encoding TrpB-like pyridoxal phosphate-dependent enzyme — MDETKIILSEKQIPEKWYNIQADLPEPLPPVLHPGTRKPIGPADLAPLFPMELIKQEVSTEKWVAIPDEVREIYRLWRPSPLIRARRLEKVLGTPAKIYYKYEGASPAGSHKLNTALAQAYYNKKEGVTRLSTETGAGQWGSALSIAASFFGLKCTVYMVKVSYNQKPYRKIMIQSFGAEVFASPSDRTESGRKILAEHPDTSGSLGIAISEAVEDAARHGDVKYALGSVLNHVLLHQTVIGLEAQKQMEIAQDYPDVVIGCVGGGSNFAGLAFPFVADKISGKAKNIRLVAVEPSACPTLTRGAYAYDFGDTAGLTPLIKMFTLGHAFVPSGIHAGGLRYHGMAPLVSHLHKLKLIEAVAYSQNPVFEAALIFARSEGIIPAPEAAHAVKCAVDEALAAKKSGEKKTILFNLSGHGHFDMAAYDDYLAGKLKDIAFSDDEMQKALKDLPRI; from the coding sequence CACGCGCAAGCCGATAGGCCCGGCCGATCTGGCTCCGCTTTTTCCTATGGAACTCATCAAGCAGGAGGTCTCTACGGAAAAATGGGTGGCAATCCCCGACGAGGTAAGAGAGATTTACCGTTTATGGAGACCTTCGCCTCTGATTCGCGCCCGTCGTCTCGAAAAAGTTCTGGGCACTCCGGCGAAAATTTATTATAAATACGAAGGCGCCAGCCCCGCGGGTTCGCACAAATTAAATACCGCTCTGGCTCAGGCGTACTATAACAAGAAAGAAGGCGTAACGCGGCTTTCTACCGAGACGGGCGCGGGACAGTGGGGCAGCGCGCTGAGTATAGCGGCGTCATTTTTCGGCCTGAAGTGCACCGTCTATATGGTAAAGGTAAGCTACAATCAAAAACCCTACCGCAAAATAATGATACAGTCGTTCGGAGCGGAGGTATTCGCCAGCCCGTCGGACAGGACAGAATCCGGCCGTAAAATTCTGGCCGAGCATCCCGATACGTCCGGCTCGCTGGGTATAGCCATTTCGGAGGCCGTGGAAGACGCCGCCAGGCACGGCGACGTAAAATACGCCCTCGGCAGCGTTCTTAACCACGTGCTTCTGCACCAGACGGTCATCGGTCTGGAGGCGCAGAAGCAAATGGAAATCGCGCAGGATTATCCCGATGTCGTCATAGGATGCGTCGGCGGCGGATCGAATTTCGCCGGCCTGGCGTTTCCCTTTGTCGCGGACAAAATTTCCGGCAAAGCGAAAAATATCCGCCTGGTGGCCGTGGAGCCGTCGGCGTGTCCCACGCTTACCAGGGGCGCTTACGCTTACGACTTCGGCGATACGGCGGGACTTACGCCTCTCATAAAGATGTTCACTCTCGGCCACGCGTTTGTGCCGTCGGGGATACACGCCGGCGGATTGAGATATCACGGTATGGCGCCGCTGGTCAGCCATCTGCACAAATTAAAACTCATCGAAGCCGTGGCTTATTCTCAGAACCCCGTCTTTGAGGCGGCTCTGATTTTTGCCAGGTCCGAAGGCATAATTCCCGCGCCGGAAGCGGCGCACGCCGTCAAATGCGCGGTGGATGAGGCGCTGGCCGCCAAAAAATCCGGAGAAAAAAAGACCATTCTTTTCAATCTTTCCGGCCACGGACACTTCGATATGGCCGCTTACGACGATTATCTCGCGGGCAAACTCAAGGATATAGCGTTTTCCGACGACGAAATGCAGAAAGCGCTTAAAGACCTTCCGCGTATTTGA